The Homalodisca vitripennis isolate AUS2020 chromosome 7, UT_GWSS_2.1, whole genome shotgun sequence DNA segment TGCTGACTGTGGCAGACGCATTATGGCACAAAGGCTGAATGCTATGTTTGGtgtcactcagtatagaccagcagtgaaggaGTTAATGTTTATTGTAACTCGATTGTTGCTATGAAAatgatttacatatattattttaaccgtTGGATCAGTTGAGTAAACATGCAGCTGGTGTGGCATGGCCTATTTTTGTTCTATCAATCTtaggtatttaattttgtacttttacgCGATGCagctattttaaatactttttaacctGTATGTTggtatgaatttaaattaatcagaaaaaaatataattgtgtataaaaaatatgcaaagcTGATCTAATtggattgtaatttttttgtttcaatatctgAGCTGATACATCAGCCCATGATGGACTTTTGAGTGAAATCTGATGACACATTAGATCAGTCCATTGCAGTGATCAGAATAAATCGCTCCCTTGGTGGTAATAGGGTTAAAACATAGTACAGTATAAACAAAAATTCCTCTTGCTAGGTGATATATCCAATAAAGTGTGCTTCTTAAATTAAAGCTGAAAAAATTCTGTTGTGAAATATAAAGTGTAgctggtggttttttttttagtagaaatgtattattaaacgtaatttatatCATAAGCATTtcaaataatgtttcttttgaattatgGTATCGTTAAGGTAGATGCAAAAGTATCAGTTTAGGTCAATAGGAcagtaaagataatttttattttcatttacttaaCAAAGCTATAACTTCAGTTGtctaagtattatattttttattataattattgtttgttttgttttttcagcCAAACCATGGACATCACACTTCTATTCAAAGCGTGTGTGAAAACAATACGGACTCGAAATAAAGCTCTTGGGGTGAATGTACCCGAATTGGACAAACATCGTATACTTAACAATCACAAATCCAAGCACTCAGAGTTCACCTGTAAGGCCAAGGAAGTGTTAAACCAAATTACAAAACTGAGGGATTTCCTTTTAGAGCATAGAAAAGCTTATTTAAATTTCTCTCACCACTTATCGACTCTGCCCCAGATAAATGATTACGAACGTGATAAAATTGACAATGGGGCCCAAAGGATAATCAAAACATGTTCGCAtcatattttagagtttaaaagGGATGCAACCTTTCATGAAGGCCATCCTCAGCTGATCGAGCATCAAGATGCTGTTATTGACTTGTTAGACTCTTATCTCaaaacagtttgtaaaatttattctgAACAGAAAGCTATTAGGATGAAAAGAAATCTAGAATTGCAAAAAATGGCAAGACTGGAATCTGAAGTGTTAAATAAGGTATCGCGTAGTGATGATTCTGTTTCGGATAGTTTTTCAAATGAGGACTCTGAAGGTGAGGAGACTATTACGAGGTCACCGAGTAAGTTAAATGTAGAAACAAATTCTGTCAGTTCACTAACACTAGAGGATGAACTAACAGCAGAAGAACTACAAATGTTCGAAAGTGAAAATGAACAGCTGTATAACGAATTGAACAGTCTAACTGATGAGGTAATTACACCCTTAAGGTAGTTCAGTACTTCTTATGTGACTAGATTAGAATAAGAAATGAGAATGTCCCAGAGCTACATCGTCTGTTTGTGGGATATATCTCCAAAGTCCCATTTTCCTGAAACATCGTCTGAGTGTACCCTGTATATAAACTCATGATGCACTCACAGACATTCTTCGCAAAATACCACCTTACAGCTGGTTTATAAGTTTGGCTCACAAAGGGCTCTCTTCTGCCTCATTGTATTTCCTCCAATGTATTGATCTTTGACAATTTACTCAGAACCATGCTTTGAttctataacgacttggattgtagatattaatataccagaatgttatgaataaaattatcaatcagacatccaagacgatataaaatattttttgattcgtaagctccgagtgaatattcagtaaaatttattactaaatttttaactattaaatactatctggtttgtctaaaataaaattcacagttctaaataaaaataatggatttatttaaaatgtcaaattaaataattctatgttTCAGAATTTCATCACTCTCTATTTTCACCAAAAAGTTGACGAACCGTTTAGTAATagtaaaaggtcctttggcaagaaatataaatttcagtcaaatatatctaactaaaaatcagagctctctcctaaaataaaacaataaagttttcaaataaaatcaaataccacttggaaataactaaagtttaaaatgttctcttctaactaagttcactcaaaatt contains these protein-coding regions:
- the LOC124366043 gene encoding syntaxin-18-like is translated as MDITLLFKACVKTIRTRNKALGVNVPELDKHRILNNHKSKHSEFTCKAKEVLNQITKLRDFLLEHRKAYLNFSHHLSTLPQINDYERDKIDNGAQRIIKTCSHHILEFKRDATFHEGHPQLIEHQDAVIDLLDSYLKTVCKIYSEQKAIRMKRNLELQKMARLESEVLNKVSRSDDSVSDSFSNEDSEGEETITRSPSKLNVETNSVSSLTLEDELTAEELQMFESENEQLYNELNSLTDEVRQIETKVVHIAELQEVFTEKVLEQEKDIERIFGTVVGTTENLRDANTQIRQAIQSNAGLRLYVLFFLLVMSLTLLFLDWYND